A DNA window from Tachysurus fulvidraco isolate hzauxx_2018 chromosome 4, HZAU_PFXX_2.0, whole genome shotgun sequence contains the following coding sequences:
- the tmem87b gene encoding transmembrane protein 87A isoform X3: MYKATDIQLKVSSFNCPAEVSFGIQWYLKFYPCHNEFSNIEEMYDRTPLSRGEGLDPNPLAPGEYIEHKYRILTCNNGIQFFPMLNKSQAEPRTVAPQREDLYNDANYTRWLTAEAEVKPGIKDHVIATTWRDGPYLLVVKIETDKRDVDWNLTFTVIMKGDHGYISVTEWPLMIFYMVMCIVYILYALLWFMWASCYWKDLLRIQFWIAGVIFLGMIEMAVFCAEYENANAVGSATQGLLVFAELVSALKRTLARLLVIIVSLGYGIVKPRLGTVMHRVVGLGVLYFAFAAIEGILRITGAKDSDLALLANIPLALLDSSLCWWIFVSLAQTIKTLKLRRNPVKLSLYRHFTNTLIFAVIASVIFMVWTTKKFRLADCQADWMELWVDDAFWRFLFSIILLVIMFLWRPSANNQRYAFTPLIDDSDDEEIEEFLVSANISDGIKLRANKTETNGAAKPLVPSVDEDLKWVEDNIPSSLTDVALPVLLDSDEEIMTTKYEMSKMQ, from the exons atgtACAAAGCCACTGACATCCAGTTAAAAG TCTCTTCCTTTAACTGTCCCGCTGAGGTGTCGTTTGGTATTCAGTGGTATTTAAAGTTCTACCCGTGTCACAATGAATTCAGTAACATAGAG GAAATGTATGATAGGACACCACTGAGTAGAGGAGAGGGTCTAGACCCCAATCCTCTTGCACCTGGAGAGTACATCGAACACAAGTACAGAATATTAACCTGCAACAATGGGATCCAGTTTTTCCCCATGCTAAAC AAATCCCAAGCCGAGCCCAGAACAGTGGCTCCACAGCGAGAGGATTTGTATAAT GATGCCAATTACACCAGGTGGCTTACAGCAGAAGCTGAAGTTAAACCAGGTATAAAG GATCATGTCATTGCTACGACATGGAGAGACGGACCGTATCTACTTGTGGTAAAGATCGAGACTGATAAAAGGGACGTCGATTGGAATTTAACCT TCACTGTGATAATGAAAGGAGATCATGGTTACATCTCAGTCACAGAATGGCCTCTTATGATC TTCTACATGGTGATGTGCATTGTCTACATTTTGTACGCTCTACTCTGGTTCATGTGGGCTTCTTGCTACTGGAAAGACCTGCTGCGTATCCAGTTCTGGATAGCTGGCGTCATCTTCCTGGGCATGATCGAGATGGCAGTCTTCTGTGCCGAGTATGAGAACGCTAATGCTGTCGGCTCAGCAA CTCAAGGCTTGCTGGTTTTTGCCGAGCTCGTCTCCGCTCTGAAGAGAACACTAGCACGACTCTTGGTCATCATCGTCAGTTTGGGCTACGGAATAGTCAA GCCTCGCTTGGGGACTGTCATGCACAGAGTCGTGGGTCTGGGAGTCCTCTACTTTGCCTTTGCTGCCATTGAGGGCATTTTGAGGATTACAGGG GCTAAAGACTCTGACCTGGCCTTACTGGCCAACATTCCACTGGCACTGCTTGACTCCTCTCTCTGTTGGTGG ATATTTGTTAGTCTCGCACAAACCATAAAGACTCTAAAACTCCGGAGAAACCCGGTGAAGTTGTCATTGTACAGACACTTCACCAATACCCTCATCTTTGCTGTAATCG CCTCGGTCATTTTCATGGTATGGACAACAAAGAAATTCCGATTAGCAGACTGCCAGGCT GACTGGATGGAGCTCTGGGTAGATGACGCCTTCTGGAGGTTTCTGTTCTCTATAATACTGCTGGTCATCATGTTTCTCTGGAGACCATCTGCAAATAACCAAAG ATATGCATTCACACCTTTAATTGATGATTCAGACGACGAAGAGATTGAAGAGTTCTTGGTGTCTGCAAATATTT CTGACGGCATAAAACTACGAGCCAATAAGACCGAGACTAACGGAGCAGCGAAACCCCTTGTGCCGAGTGTG gaCGAAGACCTGAAGTGGGTGGAAGACAACATTCCTTCCTCCTTAACAGATGT TGCTCTGCCTGTTCTTCTCGACTCGGATGAG GAAATCATGACGACAAAATACGAGATGTCAAAAATGCAGTGA
- the tmem87b gene encoding transmembrane protein 87A isoform X2, whose product MSSTALDKRPWSFLLFCILFMSIIDGVFTAPETGYWTITVVNTSRPLLLKKSMYKATDIQLKVSSFNCPAEVSFGIQWYLKFYPCHNEFSNIEEMYDRTPLSRGEGLDPNPLAPGEYIEHKYRILTCNNGIQFFPMLNKSQAEPRTVAPQREDLYNDANYTRWLTAEAEVKPGIKDHVIATTWRDGPYLLVVKIETDKRDVDWNLTFTVIMKGDHGYISVTEWPLMIFYMVMCIVYILYALLWFMWASCYWKDLLRIQFWIAGVIFLGMIEMAVFCAEYENANAVGSATQGLLVFAELVSALKRTLARLLVIIVSLGYGIVKPRLGTVMHRVVGLGVLYFAFAAIEGILRITGGRDSVPSLLTAIVMTVFDSSATWFIFVSLAQTIKTLKLRRNPVKLSLYRHFTNTLIFAVIASVIFMVWTTKKFRLADCQADWMELWVDDAFWRFLFSIILLVIMFLWRPSANNQRYAFTPLIDDSDDEEIEEFLVSANISDGIKLRANKTETNGAAKPLVPSVDEDLKWVEDNIPSSLTDVALPVLLDSDEEIMTTKYEMSKMQ is encoded by the exons ATGAGCTCCACTGCCTTGGACAAGAGGCCTTGGTCCTTTCTTCtgttctgcattttatttatgtcaATTATCGATGGCGTTTTTACCGCTCCAGAGACTGGATATTGGACTATTACAGTTGTCAAT ACGTCAAGacctttgttattaaaaaaatccatgtACAAAGCCACTGACATCCAGTTAAAAG TCTCTTCCTTTAACTGTCCCGCTGAGGTGTCGTTTGGTATTCAGTGGTATTTAAAGTTCTACCCGTGTCACAATGAATTCAGTAACATAGAG GAAATGTATGATAGGACACCACTGAGTAGAGGAGAGGGTCTAGACCCCAATCCTCTTGCACCTGGAGAGTACATCGAACACAAGTACAGAATATTAACCTGCAACAATGGGATCCAGTTTTTCCCCATGCTAAAC AAATCCCAAGCCGAGCCCAGAACAGTGGCTCCACAGCGAGAGGATTTGTATAAT GATGCCAATTACACCAGGTGGCTTACAGCAGAAGCTGAAGTTAAACCAGGTATAAAG GATCATGTCATTGCTACGACATGGAGAGACGGACCGTATCTACTTGTGGTAAAGATCGAGACTGATAAAAGGGACGTCGATTGGAATTTAACCT TCACTGTGATAATGAAAGGAGATCATGGTTACATCTCAGTCACAGAATGGCCTCTTATGATC TTCTACATGGTGATGTGCATTGTCTACATTTTGTACGCTCTACTCTGGTTCATGTGGGCTTCTTGCTACTGGAAAGACCTGCTGCGTATCCAGTTCTGGATAGCTGGCGTCATCTTCCTGGGCATGATCGAGATGGCAGTCTTCTGTGCCGAGTATGAGAACGCTAATGCTGTCGGCTCAGCAA CTCAAGGCTTGCTGGTTTTTGCCGAGCTCGTCTCCGCTCTGAAGAGAACACTAGCACGACTCTTGGTCATCATCGTCAGTTTGGGCTACGGAATAGTCAA GCCTCGCTTGGGGACTGTCATGCACAGAGTCGTGGGTCTGGGAGTCCTCTACTTTGCCTTTGCTGCCATTGAGGGCATTTTGAGGATTACAGGG GGCCGGGACAGTGTGCCATCTCTGCTCACTGCCATTGTAATGACTGTGTTTGACTCCAGCGCTACGTGGTTC ATATTTGTTAGTCTCGCACAAACCATAAAGACTCTAAAACTCCGGAGAAACCCGGTGAAGTTGTCATTGTACAGACACTTCACCAATACCCTCATCTTTGCTGTAATCG CCTCGGTCATTTTCATGGTATGGACAACAAAGAAATTCCGATTAGCAGACTGCCAGGCT GACTGGATGGAGCTCTGGGTAGATGACGCCTTCTGGAGGTTTCTGTTCTCTATAATACTGCTGGTCATCATGTTTCTCTGGAGACCATCTGCAAATAACCAAAG ATATGCATTCACACCTTTAATTGATGATTCAGACGACGAAGAGATTGAAGAGTTCTTGGTGTCTGCAAATATTT CTGACGGCATAAAACTACGAGCCAATAAGACCGAGACTAACGGAGCAGCGAAACCCCTTGTGCCGAGTGTG gaCGAAGACCTGAAGTGGGTGGAAGACAACATTCCTTCCTCCTTAACAGATGT TGCTCTGCCTGTTCTTCTCGACTCGGATGAG GAAATCATGACGACAAAATACGAGATGTCAAAAATGCAGTGA
- the tmem87b gene encoding transmembrane protein 87A isoform X1 has protein sequence MSSTALDKRPWSFLLFCILFMSIIDGVFTAPETGYWTITVVNTSRPLLLKKSMYKATDIQLKVSSFNCPAEVSFGIQWYLKFYPCHNEFSNIEEMYDRTPLSRGEGLDPNPLAPGEYIEHKYRILTCNNGIQFFPMLNKSQAEPRTVAPQREDLYNDANYTRWLTAEAEVKPGIKDHVIATTWRDGPYLLVVKIETDKRDVDWNLTFTVIMKGDHGYISVTEWPLMIFYMVMCIVYILYALLWFMWASCYWKDLLRIQFWIAGVIFLGMIEMAVFCAEYENANAVGSATQGLLVFAELVSALKRTLARLLVIIVSLGYGIVKPRLGTVMHRVVGLGVLYFAFAAIEGILRITGAKDSDLALLANIPLALLDSSLCWWIFVSLAQTIKTLKLRRNPVKLSLYRHFTNTLIFAVIASVIFMVWTTKKFRLADCQADWMELWVDDAFWRFLFSIILLVIMFLWRPSANNQRYAFTPLIDDSDDEEIEEFLVSANISDGIKLRANKTETNGAAKPLVPSVDEDLKWVEDNIPSSLTDVALPVLLDSDEEIMTTKYEMSKMQ, from the exons ATGAGCTCCACTGCCTTGGACAAGAGGCCTTGGTCCTTTCTTCtgttctgcattttatttatgtcaATTATCGATGGCGTTTTTACCGCTCCAGAGACTGGATATTGGACTATTACAGTTGTCAAT ACGTCAAGacctttgttattaaaaaaatccatgtACAAAGCCACTGACATCCAGTTAAAAG TCTCTTCCTTTAACTGTCCCGCTGAGGTGTCGTTTGGTATTCAGTGGTATTTAAAGTTCTACCCGTGTCACAATGAATTCAGTAACATAGAG GAAATGTATGATAGGACACCACTGAGTAGAGGAGAGGGTCTAGACCCCAATCCTCTTGCACCTGGAGAGTACATCGAACACAAGTACAGAATATTAACCTGCAACAATGGGATCCAGTTTTTCCCCATGCTAAAC AAATCCCAAGCCGAGCCCAGAACAGTGGCTCCACAGCGAGAGGATTTGTATAAT GATGCCAATTACACCAGGTGGCTTACAGCAGAAGCTGAAGTTAAACCAGGTATAAAG GATCATGTCATTGCTACGACATGGAGAGACGGACCGTATCTACTTGTGGTAAAGATCGAGACTGATAAAAGGGACGTCGATTGGAATTTAACCT TCACTGTGATAATGAAAGGAGATCATGGTTACATCTCAGTCACAGAATGGCCTCTTATGATC TTCTACATGGTGATGTGCATTGTCTACATTTTGTACGCTCTACTCTGGTTCATGTGGGCTTCTTGCTACTGGAAAGACCTGCTGCGTATCCAGTTCTGGATAGCTGGCGTCATCTTCCTGGGCATGATCGAGATGGCAGTCTTCTGTGCCGAGTATGAGAACGCTAATGCTGTCGGCTCAGCAA CTCAAGGCTTGCTGGTTTTTGCCGAGCTCGTCTCCGCTCTGAAGAGAACACTAGCACGACTCTTGGTCATCATCGTCAGTTTGGGCTACGGAATAGTCAA GCCTCGCTTGGGGACTGTCATGCACAGAGTCGTGGGTCTGGGAGTCCTCTACTTTGCCTTTGCTGCCATTGAGGGCATTTTGAGGATTACAGGG GCTAAAGACTCTGACCTGGCCTTACTGGCCAACATTCCACTGGCACTGCTTGACTCCTCTCTCTGTTGGTGG ATATTTGTTAGTCTCGCACAAACCATAAAGACTCTAAAACTCCGGAGAAACCCGGTGAAGTTGTCATTGTACAGACACTTCACCAATACCCTCATCTTTGCTGTAATCG CCTCGGTCATTTTCATGGTATGGACAACAAAGAAATTCCGATTAGCAGACTGCCAGGCT GACTGGATGGAGCTCTGGGTAGATGACGCCTTCTGGAGGTTTCTGTTCTCTATAATACTGCTGGTCATCATGTTTCTCTGGAGACCATCTGCAAATAACCAAAG ATATGCATTCACACCTTTAATTGATGATTCAGACGACGAAGAGATTGAAGAGTTCTTGGTGTCTGCAAATATTT CTGACGGCATAAAACTACGAGCCAATAAGACCGAGACTAACGGAGCAGCGAAACCCCTTGTGCCGAGTGTG gaCGAAGACCTGAAGTGGGTGGAAGACAACATTCCTTCCTCCTTAACAGATGT TGCTCTGCCTGTTCTTCTCGACTCGGATGAG GAAATCATGACGACAAAATACGAGATGTCAAAAATGCAGTGA